A region of Pristis pectinata isolate sPriPec2 chromosome 24, sPriPec2.1.pri, whole genome shotgun sequence DNA encodes the following proteins:
- the LOC127582616 gene encoding procathepsin L-like, whose amino-acid sequence MIWEKNMRYIEQHNLEHSMGKHSFTVGMNQFGDLTLEEFRRLLLNTSRIKEVENSTCKVFTAQANAQLPLSVDWRPKGYVTAVKDQGQCGSCWAFSTTGVLEGQVFRKTGKLVSLSEQYLMDCSRAVGNAGCNGGSVMASFSFIKEKGIASEQSYPYTAKNGDCKSKQSNIVATCKGVKQIPKDSEADLAAAVATVGPISAGIDAEHRSFMLYKSGIFYEPRCSTVNLDHGILVVGYGMENQKPYWIVKNSWGPSWGNEGYVHMAKDMDNNCGIASNAVYPEV is encoded by the exons ATGATTTGGGAGAAGAATATGAGATACATTGAACAACATAACCTGGAGCATTCAATGGGGAAGCATTCATTTACTGTGGGAATGAACCAGTTTGGCGATCTG actctggaggaattcaggcGACTTCTGCTGAATACGAGCAGGATAAAGGAAGTTGAGAACTCAACTTGCAAAGTATTCACAGCACAGGCGAATGCTCAATTGCCTCTGAGTGTTGATTGGCGGCCTAAGGGCTACGTTACTGCAGTGAAGGATCAG GGCCAATGTGGTTCCTGCTGGGCATTCAGCACCACGGGAGTACTGGAGGGACAGGTATTTAGGAAAACTGGAAAGCTCGTTTCCCTGAGCGAACAGTACCTGATGGACTGtagcagagctgtaggaaatgcaggCTGTAATGGTGGATCAGTCATGGCCAGCTTCTCGTTCATAAAAGAAAAAGGTATTGCTTCCGAGCAGTCCTATCCGTACACTGCAAAG AATGGTGATTGTAAATCCAAACAGAGCAACATTGTTGCCACTTGCAAAGGTGTCAAGCAGATCCCAAAGGACTCTGAAGCGGATTTAGCTGCAGCAGTGGCCACAGTTGGACCGATCTCTGCTGGCATCGACGCAGAGCACAGATCCTTCATGTTGTACAAATCAG GAATTTTTTATGAACCTCGCTGTAGTACTGTGAACCTTGATCATGGAATTTTGGTGGTCGGATATGGAATGGAAAATCAGAAACCATACTGGATCGTAAAGAACAG TTGGGGACCAAGTTGGGGCAATGAAGGTTATGTCCACATGGCGAAGGACATGGATAACAACTGTGGAATTGCTTCAAATGCGGTTTACCCTGAGGTGTGA